The Flavobacteriales bacterium region TAAGAGGTCTGCTGCCCTATGCTGTAAGTACGCAGCAGATGCAGGTGCAGCGCATACTGACCAATCTGAGAAGATTGGACGATGATCTGGACCGATACATGGCGCTGAATGCCCTCATGCACCGGAACGACAGACTGTTCTATCGAGTGATCATGGAGAATATCGAAGAACTCCTACCGATCATCTACACACCTACAGTGGGGGAGGCCTGTAGAAGGTTCTCCCACATATTCAGTCTACCCAAAGGATTCTATATCACGCCAGAAGATAAGGGGCGTATCTCGGAGATGCTCGAGAACTGGAATCACAGGAATATCGATGTCATCGTCATTACCGATGGTGAGCGGATCCTGGGTCTAGGGGACTTGGGAGCCAATGGAATGGGCATCCCGATCGGGAAGCTCTCGCTCTATACCGCCTTCGGAGGTATCGACCCCAATAAGACATTGCCTGTCATGTTCGATATAGGTACAGACAATGAAGCGATACGCAATGAGATGCTCTATTTGGGATATCCCTATCCCAGGCTCCGGGGAGAGGCCTATCTGGAACTGATGGATGAATTCGTGCATGCCGTGAAGAAGCGCTTTCCCGGAGTGCTCCTTCAATTCGAGGACTTCTTGACCCCCTATGCCTATGCGCTGCTCAATAGGTACAAGCATCAGATCCTGTGTTTCAATGACGATATACAGGGTACTGCCGCTGTCGCACTTGCAGGTATATATGGGAGCACCCATATCACGGGAAAAGCATTCAAAGACTTCAAGATCCTATTCCTAGGTGCAGGCTCAGCAGCTACCGGTATAGCTGATCTCACGCATTCTGCTTTCATCAAAGAAGGACTGAGTGTCAGGGATGCCTATTCACGTCTGTCATTCTGCGATAAGGACGGACTTCTTACACGCGATAGGGAAGATCTCATGGATCACAATAGACCCTATGTGCTGGATAGCGAATCGATGGATTTCATTCAGGCCATAGAAGCCATTCAGCCGGATATCCTGATAGGAGCCACTGGGGCCGGAGGGACCTTCACTCAAGAAGTGATAGAGAAGATGTGCGAAGTGAATGAGCGCCCGGTGATATTTGCTTTGAGCAATCCTACCTCACGAGCTGAATGTACCGCTGAGCAGGCCTATCGATGGAGTGATGGCCAAGCCATATTCGTGAGCGGTAGCCCATTCGGACCTGTGGAGCATAAGGGAAAGGTCTATCGCCCGGGGCAAGGGAACAATGCGTACATCTTCCCCGGTCTAGGGCTGGGACTCATCGCCAGTAAAGCACAGCGTGTAGAGGATGAGATGCTCATTGCAGCAGCCCGTGCGCTGGCCGATCAATTAGAATCTACCGACTTGGAGCAAGGAAGCCTCTACCCACCGCTCAATCGCATCAGAGAGGTGAGTCACGTTATTGCCAGTAGAGTGGCACAGACAGTCTACGATATGGGACTCACTACCAAGAGAAGACCCCGTAATCTGGAGGAGCGGATCGAGAAGATGATGTATGACCCCGAATACTGATCCGGTCATTTGAATTCTCTCCCTTTAAGAGAGAAATAGGCCATCAATGTGCTACTCGCGAGAATCACTGCGCCCACGGCATATGGAGCGCCCGGGAAATAGAATGGGGATGAATCAGAAATGGCGAAGGAGAATACAGTAGAGGCCAGAATCGGGCCGATGATGGCCGTGATGCTCACCAGGCCGGTCAAGGCGCCTTGTAAATTGCCCTGCTCATTATCCGGGACCTGATTGGAGACCAGGGATTGAAGCGTAGGTCCGGCTACACCACCTAAAGAGTAGGGGATGA contains the following coding sequences:
- a CDS encoding NAD-dependent malic enzyme — its product is MAKMGIKLMKDKRKNKSTAFTREERDELGLRGLLPYAVSTQQMQVQRILTNLRRLDDDLDRYMALNALMHRNDRLFYRVIMENIEELLPIIYTPTVGEACRRFSHIFSLPKGFYITPEDKGRISEMLENWNHRNIDVIVITDGERILGLGDLGANGMGIPIGKLSLYTAFGGIDPNKTLPVMFDIGTDNEAIRNEMLYLGYPYPRLRGEAYLELMDEFVHAVKKRFPGVLLQFEDFLTPYAYALLNRYKHQILCFNDDIQGTAAVALAGIYGSTHITGKAFKDFKILFLGAGSAATGIADLTHSAFIKEGLSVRDAYSRLSFCDKDGLLTRDREDLMDHNRPYVLDSESMDFIQAIEAIQPDILIGATGAGGTFTQEVIEKMCEVNERPVIFALSNPTSRAECTAEQAYRWSDGQAIFVSGSPFGPVEHKGKVYRPGQGNNAYIFPGLGLGLIASKAQRVEDEMLIAAARALADQLESTDLEQGSLYPPLNRIREVSHVIASRVAQTVYDMGLTTKRRPRNLEERIEKMMYDPEY
- a CDS encoding MFS transporter, with amino-acid sequence FLANVAGQALPSTWSYFTIEQFGWSEAEIGYSLMAVGIMVSFAQGFLVGKLVPIYGQRKVIIGGFILWSIGMFLFSVAGEPWMLYAFIIPYSLGGVAGPTLQSLVSNQVPDNEQGNLQGALTGLVSITAIIGPILASTVFSFAISDSSPFYFPGAPYAVGAVILASSTLMAYFSLKGREFK